A window of Kribbella sp. NBC_00382 genomic DNA:
CGCTCCACCTCGTACTCCGCTGCGTCGCCGCTGTCCCCGCGTCCGCGCCGGTCGTAGGTGTAAACCGTGAACCCAGCGGCCAGCAACCCGGCCAGCTCAGGCATCGGCCCCTGCGCGCGACTGCACAGCGCGCCGTCGACAAGGATCACCACTGGACCATCGCCGGCCCGGTCGTACGCGATCGTGGTTCCGTCTTTGGATTCGACGGTATTCATACCCAGAACTCCTTCAGCGCGGGAGCCAGTACGGCCGGGTCGACATTGTGCTGCTGCTCAGCCAGTACTACGTGACTGCCATCCTCCAGCAATTCCGCCACAACCTTGTTGCTCTCGGCCATCCACGGCCAGGCGATTCCTCCGGTCAGCACCCGGGTCGGCTGGTGGATCGCCTTGATCGCCTCGGCCGGTACCGAGTAGTCGCCCATCACCGTCGCGTCGTACGCGAGCGTGTGCGCGATCGCCTCCTGCGCCGGCCACCACGGCGACGCCTTCGCCTGCGCCACGAACTCGGCGGGCATCCGGACCACCTCGGCCATGAAGTACTCCGCCGCCTTGTCGCGGCGTCCCTCGGCGACGAACCCGCGGTAGATCGACGCGGTGTCGGGCCGCGGACGACCTTCGGCACCTTCGAGGAAGTACGGCGGCTCCCAGAGGGCCAGCTTGTTGACCGGCCGGCCGGCCGCGGTCGCGAGGAGGGCAAGCGCGGCACCGGAGGACGTACCGTACAGGTGGGCTGAGCCGCCTGCGACGGCGAAGATCGCGTCGAGGTCCTCGAACTCGCGCTCGATCGCGTAGACGTCGGCGTCACCGCTGTCGCCGCGACCCCGGCGGTCGTAGTTGTAGACGGTGAAGCTCTGCGCCAGAAGCGCGGCGAGTGGGGCGTTCGACATCCGATCCACCGATCCACCGCAGACCAAGACGACGGCGGGGCCGTCGCCGAGCTGGTCGTACGCGATCTGAGTGCCGTCGGCCGAGGTGACTTTCTGCATGATGTGCTCCTTCAAACGGCCGATGCCTCTCATCTGGCCTCACCGCTGCGTCGAACCACCAACCCTCAGATCGACACCCCTGCCCAAAAGATTTCTGACGCGGTGTCGGGGTGGGTGTTCAGGCCCAACCCGACTCGCATGTCGAGCTGGAGAGCTGCTGCCTGGAAAGAAATTTGCACCTGGTAACGAAAAGTTTCCGTTCGGACACCAGCCGTTGATCCGGCAGCCCCGCCGCCAGGGCAATGTCGGCCATGCAAACACCGTCTACCTGGCTTGTGGTTCGCGCGGTGCAAGGCGTCGATCCGACGAGCGAGTCGGGGTGGGTCTGGGCACCGGCCGGGAGTGAGTCAGGTGGCTAGCAGGCTGCGGCGCGGTCTAGTAGGAACGTTCGCTCGCGTTCGTTGCGGGTCAGGGTGGCCGCTTTCTCGAACTCAGCCCGGGCCTCGTCGAGTCGGCCTAGCTTGAACAGGAGGTCGCCTCGGACGCTCGGCAGGAGGTGGTACTCCTTCAGGGACGGCTCATCGGCGAGCGCGTCGACGGCTGTGAGTCCTCGCTCGGGGCCGAAGGCCATCGAGATCGCGACTGCCCGGTTGAGTTCGACCACGGGTGATGGGGTGACTTGGGCCAGTACGGCGTACAGGCCGGCGATGCGGGCCCAGTCGGTGTCGTCCGCTTCGGCGGCGCGGGCGTGGCAGGCGGCGATGGCGGCCTGGAGGAGGTACGGGCCGGGGGTGCCGTCGAGGTTCCAGGCGTGGTCGATGCTCTCGAGGCCGCGGCGGATGAGGAGGCGGTCCCAGCGGCGGCGGTCCTGATCGAGCAGCAGGACGGGCTCGCCATTAGGTCCGACGCGGGCGTTGGCGCGTGACGCTTGGATCTCCATCAGCGCTACCAGACCGTGTACTTCGGGCTCGGCCGGCATCAGTTCGGCGAGCAACCGGCCGAGTCGCAACGCCTCGTTGCACAGCGTCGGCCGCATCCAGTCGTCGCCGGCGGTCGCCGAGTAGCCCTCGTTGTAGATCAGGTAGATGACTTCGAGCACGGACGAGAGCCGGTTGATCAGGTCCTCACCGGTCGGTACTTCGAACTCGACCTCGGCCTTGGCCAGATTGCGCTTGGCTCGTACGATCCGCTGCGCGATGGTCGCCTCGGGTGCGAGGAACGCGCGCGCGATCTCGTCGGTCTTCAACCCACCGAGCAGCCTGAGCGTCAGCGATACCCGCGCGTCGGTGGTCAGTACTGGATGACAAGCGGTGAAGACCAGCCGCAGGAGGTCGTCCTCGATCGTGTCCTCGAGAATCGCCTCGACATCGTCCTCGACGCTGTCCCCGTCGATCTCGAGCTCGTGCCCCATCTCGGCGAGCTTGCGCTGGTACGTCTCCTTGCGCCGGATCAGGTCGATGGCCCGCCGCTTGGCGATCGCCATCAACCAGGCGCCCGGGTTGTTCGGTACGCCGGATTCCGGCCACTGCTCCAACGCCGCGACCAACGCGTCCTGAGCCAGCTCCTCGGCCAACCCGACATCCCGCACGATCCGAGCCACCCCGGCAATGATCCGAGCCGACTCGATCCGCCAAACAGCATCGATCGCCCCGTGCGTCTCAGTCACCGTCACCCACCCGATAGAACCCCACCCGCAGCCCAACAGCAAGCCAGAATCCGCGACCTTGAACACCCACCGGCGACCTTGAACACGTTATTACCTGTCCAAGGTCGCCGTTTGGTGTTCAAGGTCGCCAGTTGTGGTCAGCTGAGGAAGACGCCGGCGTCGGGGGCGAAGTCGGCTTCTTCCACGACCCGGCGGACCTCTACCTCGTTGCTGAGGGCCTCGGCCAGGCGGGCGGCCCATTCGACGGCTTCGTCGCGAGTGCGGACGTCGACGACGATGATGCCGCCGATCAGCTCCTTGGTCTCGGCGAACGGGCCGTCGGTGACGGTTCGCTTGCCGTCGGCCACCTTCACCCGGGCGCCCAGCCCGCTGCGGTGCACGCCCTCGGCGAACAGCAGCACGCCCGCCTTCGACAGGTCGTCGACGACCTTGCCGACGGCCTCGCCCACCTGCTGGCTCACCATCCGGCCGGCCTCGGTGTCGTCGTCCGCCTTGTTGATGATCATGTAACGCATCGGTCCAACTCCCTCGTCCTGGAGATCCTTTGATCTCACGTCGACCGGGTCACCACCAGATCGACACCCGGCCGAGAAGAACTTTCAGCTCGGCAGGCAGGCACCGGGCAGTCAGCTCGGCGGGCACTCTCCGGGTGATCAGCTCGGCTGGTCGCCCTCGGGGTGGTACGCGCAGGCGTCGGCGAGGTCGACGGTGGCGGGCGGCGGGGTGGTCTTGCCGGCGCCGGGGCGGGCGAGCGTCTTCGGGTCCTTGGTGCTCGGGGTGCTCGGCGGCGTCGTGGTGGCCGGGGTCTCCGGCTTGGGCTCGAGGGCCTTGGCGACCGTTTCGCGCAGGCCTTCGTAGTCCGGGTGGAGGTACTTGAGCTTCAGCTTCGACACGTCCAGCGAGACGTTCGAGACGGTGCCCGACTTCACCTTGAGGGCGAGCTGGATCAGGGCCGGCAGGAGTTCCTGCGGGATGTCGGTACGGAGCAGGTTCTTGCCTGCCTTCGCGATCGCCTGGTACTTCGTGACGAGCGTGCTCGGGTCGGCCGCATCGACCAGCGCCTTGATCGTGCAGCGCTGCCGGATCTGCCGCTGGTCGTCGTCGGCACCGTACCGGCCGCGGGCGAACCACAACGCGTGCGGACCGTCCAGGTGCTGCTTCGGGCCGGGCTCGATCCACTCGGCCGGCGGGATGTGCGCGCTGCTGATGCCACCCATCGCGACCCGCTCGTTCACGTTGACCGTGATCCCGCCGAGCGCGGAGACCAGCTGCGAGAAGCCCTTCAGGTTGACCTGCAGGTAGTAGTCGAGCTTCAGCCCGACCGCCTCGCCGACGGACTGCTTCACCACGTCGGCGCCCTCGTTGTCGGACGGGCCGAGGATGCCGGGGTGCGCGTCCGGGATGTTCTGGTACATCGCGGTCAGCATCCACTCCAGCCGGCCCTCGAGGCTGAGCCCCTCCTGGCCGAAGCCGTTCGGGTAGAACTTGTGCAGCGGCGAGTCCTTCGGGAACGGCATGAAGGTGAGCTGGCGCGGCATCGAGATCAGCGAGGTGTCGCCGGTCTTGGTGTCGATGCTGGCCACGATCACGGTGTCGGTACGGATCCCCGGCCGGCTCGGTGCGTCGTCACCGCCGAGCAGCAGCAGGTTGAGCCGCGGACGGTTCTCCCACGGGTCCTTCACGTTGACCGTCTTCGGCCGGGTCGCGCTCTTGCTCTCGCCCTGCGAGACGAACACGTTCTGGACCAAGTCGCGCTGGGCGAGCACGTTCTCGACCGCGATCGCGGCGGGTGCGGCGATCGCGAAGCAGAGCAGGCCGACCAGCATCGCACCGACGGCCCGGCCGCCTGGCGCAGCCGTTGCCGGACGCAACAACCGGTGCGAGCCGACGATCACGATGATCCAGCCGAGCGCGATCGCGCCGAGCACCACACTGGTGATCAGCAGGCGACTCGATACGACGGCAGCCGACAGCACCTCGTCGCGCCGGGTGAGCCCGACGTAGACACCGAGCGCGATCAGCCCGACCGTCAGCGTCAGGACAAAGGACCCGAGCCGCTTGCGCCCGCCGATGATCAGCCCGAGTCCGGGCAGCAGCGCACTGAGCAGCGTCAGCCCCAACGATCGCGGTACCGACCGAGCCCGCCGAGCAATCCGCTCCGCCGCCCGCCGATCCCGCCGGCTCCCGCTCGCGTTCCCAGCACCGAGCTGGTCCCGTCCGCTCTCGTTTGTCTCCCCCACCACCCGCTCACCGTCCCCCCGGCTCGCAGCTTCCCCAGTTCCACCAGCATCCCCAGCGGCACCAAATGTGGGATCACCGCTCACCCCAGCGGTGTCGCCCAGCCCACGATCGGAGCCCACTCCCCCAGAGTCGGCCGCGCGGGCGAGACCCGCAAGATCCGCTTCATCTCGGGTAGGGCTCGACTGCCCATCGGTGCTCGGATCAGCACTGGGCAGGGGCGCGCCTTTGGCCCGCTTCGCGCGAGAACGACGCCCCATGACCTCCCCTGTCCGCCTGTGGATGCGCGACCAGTACCCAGGCCACACACCCTTCTAGACGCCAAAAAAGGCCGAGAGGTTTACTTTCAGCGGAAATCCACCTGTCCCTGCGGGACCCGCGACGGCTCCAGCGGTCGCAGCAACCCGGCGGCGAACCACGCCTCGACGGACTTCGCCTCCTTCGTGTTCGGCACGTAGACGACCCGTGCCATCCAGTCGTCGGAGTTGTTCCGGCGCCACTCCAGGATCAGCCCGGGCCACGGGCCGCGCTCGTACGCCGTACCGAGAACCCAGCAGTGCCGGCGGCTCCGGTCGGGCGGCGGTTCGCGCGGATAGCGCCGGTTGCTCCCCATGGATCAAGCATCGCACATGCATTCGATTACAGCGCAAATCGGATCTGGTGGACCAGACGGCGACGATTCGGAGGGCTGGGGTCAGACCGGGAGGTGTGCTCCGGTGACGCCGGGGGTCTCGGCGAGCGCGCGCAGTACGGTCGCGATCTGGGCCGGTGGGGTCCACTTGGCGGTGTTCGCGTCCGGCATCGCGCGGCGATTGGTGGGGGTGTCGATCGTGCCGGGGAGGATGGCGTTCACGCGGATGTGATCCTTCGCGTACTCGACGGCGAGCGCGTCGACGAAGGCGAGCACCGCGGCCTTGGCGGTGATGTAGCCGGCCGCTCCTGGGAAAGGCTTCAGCGCCGACATGCTCGAAGTACAGGTGATCGATCCGCCACCCGCGGCGATCAGCAACGGCAGGATCGCCTGGGTGACCAGGTACGTCGGACGCAGGTTGACCGTGAGCTGCGCCTCGAACTCCTCGATCGGCGTCTCGTGTACCCGCGCCCCCGCGGCGAACCCACCCACCAGATTCACCAACGCCCGCACCGGCGCCGCTTCCTCCGCCCCCGCCACCCGCGCGACCTCGGCAGCACCGGCAGGATCGGCGAGATCGACGACGAGCGTCTCCAGCGCCGCGGCCGACCCGAGTTCACCGAGCGACTTCTCAGATCGGCCCGGTACGACCACCCGCCAGCCGGCCGCAAGAAACTCCGCGGTCACCGCCGAGCCGAGCCCACCGGTGCCTCCAGCAACAACCACGGTTCCAGTCATGCGGAGGAGCCTAGTCGGGGAGGGCTAGGGTGCGGCCGGCGTCTCGGGCCGCGGCGATGGTGCGGGAGAGGGTTTGTTTGAGCGAGTCGGCTTCGTCGGTGAAGCCTTGGACGACGGAGGTGTCGCCTGCTGGTTCCGTGCGGGCCAGGAGTTCTATGTAGCGGTCGCCGTCTGCCAGGGCTGCTTCGGCTCGGAGGGCGGCGTCGGCGGAGCGGACTCGGTCGGCGTAGCGCTCCAGTAGCTCGACCTTGTGTTTGATGGCGTCGACTGAGCGGGCCAGGGCACGACGCTGGGGGCCGAGGACCGCTTCGAGTTCGGCGGTGGCCATGCCGCGGGAGACCTCGCGCTGGCGGGCTCGGAGTACGGACTGTTCGTGCAGGACCTGGCCGATGTCCCAGAGTTGCTCGGGCAGGACGAGTTCGTTCTTGACGTCGTCGAGCAGGCCGCGCTGGGTGACCGTTGCCTCTAGCACCGACTTGACGGCGCGCTGGCCGCGGGCGAGCAGGCGGCCGGACTCCTCGTCGAAGTCCTCGGCGAGCAGGTACTTGCCGTGCTGCAGCCGGACCGCCTTCTGCTTGCGGTTCTCGACCGCGGAACCGACCCCGACCGCGCCGGTGGTGATGACGGCGACGATCGCGAGCACGAGCGCCGCCCACGCCGCGACGGCGGTCGGCAGGGTCAGCGCGAAGATGATGAGGGCGAGGATCCAGCCGCCGACGCAGACCGCGAGCCAGACGAGCAGCGAGCCGAAGGTCGCCGCAGGTTCGGTTGACCAGGACGTCTGCCGCTTGGGTTTCGGGTGGCTCGCGGGCACGAACAGCTCGGGTTTCCGCTCGAACAGCCGGCGGACCTCCACCGGCACGTCCGGCGCGAACACCGGTTCCGGGCCCATCGCACCTCCACCTCTGCGCTGCCGTCGCTACTGCGACGCCTCTACTCTGCCGCTACTGCGAACCTGCCGATACTCAGCGTAGCGGCGTCCGCCGCCGTTGCAGCGTGACCGCCAGCCCGTCGAGCACGATTCCGAGCCCGAACTCGAACAATTGGTCCAGATCGAAGTCGAACTCGAACCCGTCCGGGTCCGCCAGCGCGCGGAACCCGGCGAGATCCTGCTCGACGATCAACTCCGCCAGCCGCCCGGCCTGCTGGTCGGCCCACTCGTCGGCCGTCAGCCCGGTGTCCTGCTCGGCCTGCGCCTCGGTCTCCAGATTGAGCGCGACGCCACGGACGTAGCCGAAGACGGTGATCGCCGCGTACATCGACGTGTTCGCGTCCACGCCGAAGCCGCCGACAGCCCGCAGTACGGCGTCGGTATGCGGCAGCAGATTGGGCAACACCTGCGGCCGTCCGATACTCACCGCACTCGCCAACCACAGATGAGCCTTGTACGCCGCCCACTGCGCCCGCGCCGCCGCCTCGATCACCGCCCGCCAACTCCCCGATCGCCGCGGCATCGGAAACTCCCCGATCGCCACATCAACCATCTGCAGTACGAGCGCCTCCTTACCCCCCACATACCGATAGAGCGCCATCGTCGAAACCCCGAGCTCAGTGGCCACCCGCCGCATCGACAAGGCACCGAGCCCCTCAGCATCGGCAATCGAGAGCGCAGTCCGCACAACCTCCTCTTTGCTCAGGAACCCCGGGGGCGCGGCGCTCGCCGGGCGGGCGCGGAGCGGGGAGCTGGGCGGGCGGGTGCCTACGACTGTGCCGACGCCTGGGAGGGAGTGGACCAGGCCTTCCTGCCGGAGAGCGGTTAGGGCCTTGGTGGCTGTGGCCATGGCTACGCCGTAGGTGCGTACTAGTGCACGGGTGGACGGGATGCGGTCGCCTGGCTTGAGTTCTCCGGCGGTGATCTGCCGGCGGAGCTCTGCCGCGATCTCCTGGTAGGGCGCTGCCATGGGTCCTCCGAACTAGTGCACTCAGACGCGGGACAGCGGATCGTGTGACGCTGTCTCGTGTACACCGTACGTGCACTACCCCGATGGAAGGAAACCACCATGAAGGTTCTGATCTCCGGTGCTGGGATTGCCGGTCCGGCGTTGGCGTTCTGGCTGCGGAAGGCGGGGTTCGAGCCGACGGTTGTCGAGCTCGCCCAGGCACCGCGGCCGGGCGGGCAGACTGTTGACATCCGCGGCATCGCCCGCGAGGTGGTTGAGCGGATGGGGCTGATGCAGGTCGTCCGGGAGCGACGGATGCATGAGCGGGGGATGGACTACGTCCGCGCCAACGGTCGCCGGTCCGCCGCATTCCCGGCCGAGATCCTCCACGGCGCGGGCCCGGTCGCCGAGATCGAGATTCTTCGCGGCGATCTGTCCGAGATCCTGCTCAACGCGACGACCCAAGGAGTCGAGTACCTTTACGGCGACTCGATCACCAGGCTAACGCAGGACGACGACGGCGTCCAGGTCACGTTCCAGAGCGGCGTCGAGCGCCGGTTCGATCTGGTCGTCGGCGCCGACGGGGTGCACTCACGGACCCGGGCGCTTGCCTTCGGCAACGAAGCGGGGTACGTCGAGCACCTCGGCGGCTACAGCTCCTTCTTCACCGTCAAGACTCCCGAGCCACTCGACGGCTGGATGAAGATCCACTCCGCGCCCGGCGGCCGGTGGGTCGCGCTGCGGCCGGACCACGACCCGCAGTACGCGAAAGCCCTGCTCAGCTTCCGCTCACCGCTGCTCCCCCGTCTCAAGCAGGCTGAGCAGAAAGCCTTGCTGGCCAAGACTTGCGCAGGAGTCGGCTGGCACGCGCCCCACATCCTCGCCGCGATGCCCGGCGCCGACGACTTCTACTTCGACACCACGAGCCGTGTCGTCGTACCGGAGTGGTCCCGCGGCCGGATCGTCCTGCTCGGCGACGCCGGCTACTGCGGCTCCCCGCTGGCCGGCCACGGTACTGCGCTGTCCCTCGTCGGCGCCTACGTCCTGGCCGGCGAGCTCACCGAGTACGACGGCGACCACGCGCGCGCCTTCCCGGCGTACCAGCGAGAGATGCAGCCGTACGCCGATCAGCGGATGGAACTCCCGCCGGGCGGACTCAAAATGGCGATGCCCATGACCGCAACCGGTATCCGCCTGCGCGACGCCTCGACCCGGCTGATGACCTCGCGCCCGTTCCGTCCGCTGCTCGCCAAGCTGGCCGGCCAGCCCGACGCCATCACGCTCAAGCCGTACCCCGCGATTACTCAGGCCAAGACGACCCGAGGATGACATCGACGAAGTTGGTGCGCTCGAAGCCAGGCACGAACCGGTCGAGCACATCCGCCTTCACGTTGCCGAACGTGGTCGCCGGCCGGTGCTTGATGCCCTCGGTGAACGCGTGCAGGATCCGGTTCTTGAAGTCCGGCCGCGGGTGCGCCGCCACGATGGCGGCGCGCTCGTCGGCCGAGATCCGGTCCAGCCCCAGCCCGAGTACGTCGGCCTCGACGCCGGCCGTGACCAGCGCGATCTCCGGCACCATGTGCGCGGGGACCTCCGGCGTCGTGTGCAACGCGATCGCTGTCCAGACCAGCTGCGTCTCGCCGTCGCCGATCCCGTGCCGGCGCAGGAAGTCGGCGGCCGCGTCGGCGCCGTCGATCTCGAACCGCTGCTGCGACTCGCGGTACCGCTCGGTCAGCCCGAGATCGTGGAACATCGCGCCGACATACAGCAGCTCCGGGTCGTACTTCAGTTCCTTGCCGTTCAGCGAACCGAACAGGAACACCCGCCGGGAGTGGTCGTAGACCAGGTCGTCGGTCACATCGCGGACCAACTCGGTCGCCTCCTGGGCGAGCTTGCTGTCCGGGATCTCGATGCCTGCAATGCTGGACATTCATCCTCCTCGTGATTGATGTCCAGCCTCGCGCGGACGACCCGTGCGCGGTCCGGGCGATCCGGACGGGTATCCCTCCGATCCGGACACCTGACCGAGCGACGGCGACGGCCGGCACCGCATACTCGGGGAGTGCCCGATGTGCTGGTGGTCGTCTACGACGGAGTCCGGCTGCTCGACGTGACCGGGCCGCTCGAGGTGTTCGCGGTCGCCAACGAGCAGGGCGGCGAGTACCGCTCCTGCCTGGCCTCACCCGACGGGCGCGACGTGGTCGCCAACACGGGTACCCGGCTCGGGGTGGACCTCAGCCTGTCGTCGGCAGATGCGCGGGGCGCGACTCTCGTAGTACCGGGTGGGCCCAACTGGCTGCACACCATCAGCGATGCGGCCCTGCTCGACCAGATCCGCCGGCTCTCGGGTCAATCAGCCCGTACTGCGTCAGTCTGCGCAGGAGCATTCGCGCTGGCCGCGGCCGGGTTGCTCGACGGGCGCCGGGCGACGACGCACTGGGAGCTCGCTGACCAGCTGGCGCGGCGGTTCCCGTTGGTCGAGGTGGACAGCGATGCGATCTTCGTCCAGGACGGGCCGGTGATCACGTCGGCCGGGGTGACATCGGGGATCGACCTAGCGCTCGCCCTGGTCGAGAAGGACCTCGGTGCGGAGACGGCGCGGCTGGTGGCCAAGCAGCTGGTGGTGTTCCTGCAACGGCCGGGTGGGCAGTCGCAGTTCAGTGTGCGGCTGAGCGCGGGTCAGGCGCGGCATGAACTGATCCGCAAGGTGCTCGACGCGATCACCTCCGATCCGGCGGGTGACCACAGTCTCGAAGTACTGGCGTCGCGCGCCGGGGTGAGCACTCGGCATCTGACCAGGTTGTTCAACGACGAGGTCGGTACTACGCCCGCCCGGTTCGTCGAGAAGGTCCGGGTCGAGGCGGCCCAGCTCCTGCTCGAGGCGACGGCCGACCCGCTCGACGTGATCGCCCGGCAGGTCGGCCTCGGCTCCCCCGAGACGCTGCGGCGCGCCTTTACGCGGGTGCTCAACACGACGCCTGGGCAGCATCGAGCGCGCTTCAGCGGCGTACGGAAGAACTAGGCGCACGGAAGAACTAGTCGAGCGGGGAGATCCAGTCCGGGTTGCGGCCCAGGAGGGCGAGCAGTGTGGGCAAGTCGTTGGCGTCGCCGGCGGTTTTGAGGCTGCGCTCGAAGGCCGCACCGGGGCCTCGGGACGCCTCGGTGTCGGGGATCCGGCGGGCCAGGCCGAGGGCCATCTCGACCATGTCCTGCGGTGGGTCGTACGGGGCGTCGATGGCGCGGGCCAGGTCCCAGGCGTGGACGACGCAGTCGAGCTGGCGGAAGGTGAGCGCGACCCGGCGCGGGAAGACGCCGAACTCGCGGACCTCCATCGGCTGGTCGAGCGCTCCCCCGTCGGCGAAGGCCTCGGCCACGCGCACGTTGGAACGGCGGTAGGCGCCGGCCGGGTTGTCGCCGAGCCGCCCGCCGGTCCAGGTCTGGACCGGGGCCGAGCCGTCGCGAGCCGCCGCGGCGAAGCCTTCGTTCTCGCTGACGATGTGCCGCAGCAGGCCGCGGACCGTCCAGTCGGGGCAGGGAGTGGGAAACCACAGGTGCTCTGGTCGCACCTGCATGACTACTTCGCCGAGTACCGCGCCGGCTCGCCGATCCAGATCCCGGATGTCCATCCGTGCTCCTCCACGTCGTCGCCCTGCCCTCGCTGAGCATAGGCCGCGATGCCCGGCCCTGCCCGCTTTTCGGCGCGGATCCGGGCCGTCGCAGGGGTTAACCCGCAACCGGTACTGCGCCGGCTCCGCCGGAGCCAGTAGCCTGAGCGCATGCCCGGGACCCTTTACATCACAGGTGACAAGGCCGCCGACGGCCTGCTGAACAAGGACGGCACCGCCCTGCTGATCGGCATGCTGCTGGATCAGCAGGTGCCGATGGAGTGGGCCTTCGCAGGGCCGGCCAAGCTGCGGGAACGCCTCGGGCACCTGGACGCGAAGAAGATCGCCGCGATGGACGTCGACGAGTTCGTCGCGATCTGTTCGGAGAAGCCGGCGATCCACCGCTTCCCGGGCGCGATGGGCAAGCGGATCCACCAGGTCTGCGTCGTGCTGGCCGACGAGTACCGCGGCAAGGCGGCGAACCTCTGGAAGGGCGTCGACACCGGCGCCGAGCTGTACCGGCGGCTGCACGCCCTGCCCGGCTACGGCGAGGAGAAGGCGAAGATCTTCGTCGCCATCCTGGCCAAGACCCAGGGCGTCGCCCCGGACGGCTGGCGCGAGGCCGCCGGCAAGTTCGGCGACGATGTGCCGCGCTCGGTCGCCGACATCGACGGCCCCGAGTCGCTGGCCAAGGTCCGTGAATGGAAGAAGGCTCAGAAGGCCGCCAAGCGCGACAAGCAAGACAACTTAGTCGGCTGACTGATGGCCGCTTCCCGCGACACCGCTCAGGTTGACGGGGTACGGCTGGCGGAGGCACTCGATCGCGGGCCGTTCAGTCTCGCGTTGCGGTTGGCGGTTCGGGAGAGTGGGCTGAGTCTCGAGCGGTTGCAGTTCAAGCTGCGCGAGCGCGGTACGCCGGTGAGCAAGACCGCGCTGAGCTACTGGCAGCACGGGCGCAATCAGCCTGAGCGGGCGGAGTCGATGCGGGCGCTCGCCGTGATCGAGGAGATCCTCGGGCTGGACGCCGGGGCGTTGGCGGCGTTGCTCGGGCCGCCCCGGCCGCGGGGGCGTTGGCTGGTACAGAAGCCGGGAGCGTTGCGGCCGGACGAGGCGTGGGCCCGGCCCGACGGGCTGGCGCGTGCGTTGGAGCGGATGGGCAGCAATCTCGACGCGTTCCACCAGTTCGCGCACCTCGGGCTGCATCTTCAACTCAGCGTCGACGCCGAGCGGAAGCTCGAGTCGATCACCCATCACCTGGTCGCCCGCGCCGACGTCGACGGGATCGACCGCAAGATCGTCGCCGTCCGCAGCGACGCCGGTACCGCCGAACCGCTGGACATCACGAGCACCCGCGGCTGCCGGCTCGGCCGCCAGCGCCAGGACGCCGCCACCGGCTTCACCACCTTCGAGCTGCTGCTCGACCGCCCACTGCGCGTCGGCGAACTCGCAGTACTGCACTACAAGGTCCGTTACGACCTCCCCGACACCCTGCACAACCAGCGCGTGGAGCAGTCGACGCGGGACTTCTCGATGCAGGTGTCGTTCGCCCAGTCGACGCTACCGGCCCGGGTTTGCCGCAGCTACCGTTCCTCGGT
This region includes:
- a CDS encoding HD domain-containing protein, which gives rise to MSSIAGIEIPDSKLAQEATELVRDVTDDLVYDHSRRVFLFGSLNGKELKYDPELLYVGAMFHDLGLTERYRESQQRFEIDGADAAADFLRRHGIGDGETQLVWTAIALHTTPEVPAHMVPEIALVTAGVEADVLGLGLDRISADERAAIVAAHPRPDFKNRILHAFTEGIKHRPATTFGNVKADVLDRFVPGFERTNFVDVILGSSWPE
- a CDS encoding GlxA family transcriptional regulator, encoding MPDVLVVVYDGVRLLDVTGPLEVFAVANEQGGEYRSCLASPDGRDVVANTGTRLGVDLSLSSADARGATLVVPGGPNWLHTISDAALLDQIRRLSGQSARTASVCAGAFALAAAGLLDGRRATTHWELADQLARRFPLVEVDSDAIFVQDGPVITSAGVTSGIDLALALVEKDLGAETARLVAKQLVVFLQRPGGQSQFSVRLSAGQARHELIRKVLDAITSDPAGDHSLEVLASRAGVSTRHLTRLFNDEVGTTPARFVEKVRVEAAQLLLEATADPLDVIARQVGLGSPETLRRAFTRVLNTTPGQHRARFSGVRKN
- a CDS encoding TIGR03086 family metal-binding protein; translation: MDIRDLDRRAGAVLGEVVMQVRPEHLWFPTPCPDWTVRGLLRHIVSENEGFAAAARDGSAPVQTWTGGRLGDNPAGAYRRSNVRVAEAFADGGALDQPMEVREFGVFPRRVALTFRQLDCVVHAWDLARAIDAPYDPPQDMVEMALGLARRIPDTEASRGPGAAFERSLKTAGDANDLPTLLALLGRNPDWISPLD
- a CDS encoding HhH-GPD-type base excision DNA repair protein — its product is MPGTLYITGDKAADGLLNKDGTALLIGMLLDQQVPMEWAFAGPAKLRERLGHLDAKKIAAMDVDEFVAICSEKPAIHRFPGAMGKRIHQVCVVLADEYRGKAANLWKGVDTGAELYRRLHALPGYGEEKAKIFVAILAKTQGVAPDGWREAAGKFGDDVPRSVADIDGPESLAKVREWKKAQKAAKRDKQDNLVG